The sequence below is a genomic window from Scophthalmus maximus strain ysfricsl-2021 chromosome 19, ASM2237912v1, whole genome shotgun sequence.
acgcccacacacactcccacgcacatgcacacgcaagCGCCCACACCCACAGCCATGGCCACTCTCGACCTGGGTACCTGTTCTGCGGGCTGTTTGGGGACCCGCACCTGAGGACATTTAAGGACAGTTTCCAGACTTGCAAGGTGGGGGGCGCGTGGCCACTCATTGACAATGACTATCTGTCGGTGCAGGTCActaatgttcctgttgttcctgGCTCCAGTGCGACAGCAACCAATAAGGTGAGAGGCAAACTGGTGCCGAGAGATGGAGGAAGCAGAGATAAGTGGGCTTTTTGGGATCTAATTTGCTGTCATTAAGACTGAAAGAGTCACCTAAGTGAGGGCAGCTGGTGTAATTTAgtttatatctgtgtgtgcgtgtgtgttagagagagaaacattttctaTAAAGACTTCTAAGTCTCCTTTCCGTTTCTCAGAGAAAAACAGCTTATCAGCATGAGCCTGGAAAGCACCCCTGCTCtactttcctctttcttcctctttcttcttgtcttgtTCTCTTTCTTTCGCTCCCTCCTGATTCACAGATGAGAGTCAAAAGAGCCCGATCTTGTGACTGTCTCTTTTGACTGAAGCAAACCTAACTTGATTAATGGCTGCTTATAGCATGACCCTTAAAAGGATGGAATGAGACGTGTGAAAGAACCTACTGTTTActtatgcatgtgtttgtgtgcgcgtgtgtgtgagagacctAAAGTTGGCACTCCTTGAACTTAACACTGTGTTAAATGTGCTCTTATCTGTATatgacaaaaatgacacacacacacaaagacactacCAACGGATGACGAGCCACACAGGGTGATCTTTGTGGTGTTAAAGAAGCAATGTTGATGTTTCCCCTGATGGTCTACCCTCTCTAGTTTTGTCGATAGCTTTAATTATTAAAGCACATACACACCCATGTATACACTTAGTCATGCACACgcaggcccacacacacacacacacacatacacatgcacatattaaGCAAATGATAGGGTTGCTACACTGTGGAGCTGAAGGTCTAACCTTGTGTCAGAGGTGGGGCAAGTTATTAGTCATGATTAttagggacacacacacacttcttgcacaaacacacacacacacacattaacagcCCTCTAAGCTTAATGGCCTGCCAGGCCTCATTCCTCACAGCTGTCATGTGAACAAAGCAGCCATTCACCGGAACTATGATGTTAGTGCTAACCGTAATACTCACACCACACCCTGTATCCACCACGGCTTCCACTCACTACTGGCGCCCtatgtgttttttatgtataaatatatatatgtgtgtgtgtgtgtctgtcagcatGTTTGCATAGCTGTGTCAAATTACAACTTGTTAAAAAGTCATTAAGTCATTTCTCAAATGTAGTGTGATGAGAGTCAATAACCTGTGTAATAGGTgaatgttagtgtgtgtgtgtttgtgtgtgtgtgtgtgtgcgtgtgcgtgtgcgtgcgtgcgtgcgtgcgtgagaaaGCCCCTGTAATCGGTGATACATTTCCTTATCAATTAACCTggtgtttttattcttgtttaACTGATGACTGGTTTAGTTgataaaattcagcaaatattaatAGTCCAGTTTTTAGTTTGTCCAATGAAAGTACTCGCAAACAGAAATGGAACAAATCTTCCCCACAGAATGTCTGTTTTTTGCTTAAGAAAGGATAAATCAGTTATTAATGTAATGTTGATTGATTTCTGTTGATCAAATTAACAATTATCCACAACTATTATGGTCATTATTGATAAATTAGCTGCTTATTTTCCtgaataatcaatcaatcaaattatattttttttaatgtgaaaaaatgacagCCCAAGTTTAGTTTCCATGGTACTTGTTTTTTCCAACGATGAGGCAAAATCTCAAAGACATTTCGGTGAATATCAcatgtgacaaagaaaagcagcaaatactAACACCTGAGAAAGCTGACACTCACAAACATCTGgcctttttgtttgaaaacttACTGAAACGATTAACTGGTTATCAATAtagtccctgttttttttcttctttcaattGACTCAATGAAACGTATTGTTTCAGCTCCGCTCATCTCTATgatgagtgggtgtgtgtgtcctttgacTTCAAACTTGAAATATCTCTCCAACTTATCTGACTCTCTCTTGCGCTACAGATCACCATCATCTTTAAGCCCTATGAGGGTTGCACAGACCAGAGGGTCTACCAGGCTGTTACAGACAACCTCCCTGCCGCCTTTGATGATGGCACTGTGAGCAGTGGAGACCCCATCCACACTTTAGCGGGTGCGGATGGTGCAACCGGGAAGGTCCGGGCTCTGTGGATCTCTGAGCGCACCCCGGGGAACCATGTCGAGCTGCACGCTGGCTACATTGGTGTGACTGTAATCGTTCGCCAGCTGGGCCGCTACCTGACCCTGGCAGTGCGGATCCCAGAGGAGCTGGCTCAGGCCTACGACGCCACCCAAgacctgcagctctgtctgAACGGTTGCCCCAGCAGTGAACGCATCGACCAGGCAGGGCACCTTCCCCTGCCCGTCTCCCCTCCTGCGCTTGGCCTGCAGCTTCAGCCGCTGCGTCGGCCCAGCTACTCCTCACAGACACAAGCGCACCCCTACGGCACGCCGCAGGTTTTCAGCGTGGATGGGGCAAAGGAGCGATGCAGGGAGAAGCTGGAGGTGCAGGACATTTACTTCCATTCCTGCGTGTTTGATCTCTTGACCACCGGGGATGCTAATTTCACAGTGGCGGCATATAGTGCCCAGAAGGACATGGAGAGTCTCCACCCGCACCGGGATAGATGGAGGATCTACCCCCGTGGCTCCGCCACCTCCACCTTACACTCTGATTTCCAGCCTATCACACGTCTCACTCTGCTCTTGCTGTGTGCGCTGAGTGTGCCGTTGATGTAATAGCGGCTGAGGAAGTCTTTTGAGTGTGCCTGCATGCGTgtgggcttgtgtgtgtttgtgcactttTTGCTGAGCACTGATACTGAGCACTGACTCCTCTCTCATGCAGAGACAGCATGCGTGACAGTCACCGGGAGCCAGATGTTTTCGTAGAGGAGGTGGCAGACTTCCCAGTGGGCACAGGAGACACTGGCAACTGCATCCTACCTGCTAGAATGGGCCCTCTGGAGGTAGAAACACAGGAGAGGTGATGATTGCTCACAAAATCTGTCCTCATCTTTGGATAGGATACCATTAACCATAACAGACATTGACGAGTGGCAGAATTGAGTGTGTGGACTGTAAATAGTTAATTTTGTCTTCAGTGCACAGTTTAATGGCGTAGAGTTTAGAGGGTTTTTGTGCCATTTGATGTGATATTTCTTTAATACCTCAGACAGAGGATGTTTGTTTTAACAGaagcactttatttttatttttttattttattaatccaCATCAgtgtttcttcctctcacttcctctcctcaacAAAAATGCTAGTGGCTCAAAATTCGAAGACTAACTATGATTTGGGTTTTGATCCTTTCGAAGTTAAAGTCAGTTGATTACAAGGAGCTGCACAGTTTTGTTAAAACGACTCACTCTTCCAGTAGTGGATTTGACTCTGTGCCTCATTGTTATTCAGTCTTTGCGAGGTGTTCTGTTGAATGTATTATGAACACTGTCACAGCAAACGCAATCAgtactattttttttgttgcggtatgaatgtgttgtttttcctcagtcCCGATTTCaaatatgcgtgtgtgtgtgtgtacgtgtgagtgtgtatgaatgCATCAGTTGGCGACACGCTTGaataaaattttatttcacCTGAAATTCACACCATTTTGACACGAGGCTGTGACGATACCGGCTCATGTTTGTAACTCAGTGTATtcgttgttgttttaatttgagCCAAAGacaagatgttgttttttcttcatgtacaaAGGAAATCATAACTCAACACCAAACCAGcacccttcttctcctcctcctcacagtcaCCCTCTTCTCTGTTTGTAAACCTGCTACCGTAGACTATTTTTTCTCCTACTGCCAGGATTGACGAGCTGCTCCTTAATGAGATATGTGTACGATACTGGAGTGTAGGCAAAACACTGCAAATCACTGAGGAAACTTCACCACAGAGTGTGCTGGGATTTATAATTCAGCATTGTGTTGAGGGAAATGAATGCCATTTGATACCTGGCCGAAATGCCAATCCCTTCAACTGTGAGCTTTCTTCACATGTAACATTCTGTATAATTATGTCCCACATGTTTGGCCATATAACCTTAATcaaaaaatttttttcccagcatTGTAAGCTTTTACACCATGTGTGAGTGTTAGTTTGGTGAAGAGTGACTGGTCAGTGTTGAAATACTTAACTTATTTATGAAACTAGTGTCCTGTAGAGGAAGTTAAGCTCCATATTCTTGCTGTTggataataatttaaaatgtcagatgTGATTgtactgccacctagtggtacTCTGTTGCTATGTGTGTTatgctaaaaaaagaagaaaaaaagaggaaacaaactgtgtgaaagtgttttatttaaaaaaaacaacaataaagtcAATGTTCAAGTGTTCTTTCCTGTTTATTAATTTCAAGTTTACAAGAATACAAAAAGCAAAATCATATAGTACCAAAGCATATTCATTTGTAAACTTCCAAATACCTTGAGCTAAGTTTTTACCTATAGATATTTAAGTAATTCAAGGATTTCAGAATTAAAGATAAGTGGGGCTCACTAAAACACAAACCTTCTCACAAAagcacactcactctctctctctctcacacacacacacacacacacacacaaaagcacaatcactctctctctcacacacacacacatacgtacattATGTGCACTAACCCATCTGTCTGAGGTTAGGTTTTGAACAGATACCAGGTTTGGCTTCACAAACACTTGTCAGTTTTCAACTGCCACAGACAGCAACACCTGGGCTGTCAGTGAGGAGGGGCTGAAAATGCCGCAACAGTAGAGCCATAGCATTTGACTGCTTCTCCTGAGGTCCTGACACGTGATTAATAACCCATTAAATCCATGAGACTTTAATAAAAGCTCTGTATTGGACCATGGGAACACACGTATTATCTTCCAGGGCAGAAATCCTCACTGTGTAAACTTCATACAATGGTTCCTTCTCACTTTTACTTAATTTTCAAAGGTCACTTAACATGTCAGAATTTCTCCACGTCCAACCAtctgaaaagtcaaatataAAGTTATTAAAACACTTTTAGACAATGGTTTAATACTATATGCACTGTTACCTGCAAATGAGTATAcatgtgctttttgtttgtgtgggtaATTCCATACTAATCTCTGTATAACTCATCTATTCTATACAAATCATATTTATCTTCCACAGATTCTTACCACTTAATAACAGCATAAGAGGTCATCAGAGTGTTAAACACAAGGGTCTTCAAGAAAAGCAGCCTCATAGACAGTACAACCACTGTGTTTGTCCACACATCGACATCTGGAATATCAAACCACATAGATCAGCAAAAGGAACAACATCGATTGAAGGATGTCACAAcgtattctttttttaactttggaaACAATTTGAAAGTTACCTTCTGTTTCTTCATTGTCATAGCAAATCTTGCCTTGATTGCCtacagatatataaaaaaaatttgcaaaaaGCTTATAGTAATTAAAACTGTAAGACTATAAAAAAGACTCCAATATGTTCAGAGAGCTGCTTGAGTCCTACCTGCCGAGGTGGTGTGGTGTCGCCTGATGACCTTTGGGTGTCGTCTGTGACTCACAGAGCAACTGTAAGATGGCCAGTCACTGGTCACCACTGTGATTATCGACACGGCCCTTTGGCCACGATGCTTCCTGTTAAGAGCAAAGCTGTTTGTTGCGGTCGACATGTGGCCCTCTGAGGGTGACCTCCAGCTGACTTCCACATGCCCCCTCCTGAAGTCACCAACCATACAAACCAGCAGGGTCCAGCCAAGTCTTTCCCCCGACAGGTGGACCGGAGGGGCCAGAGATGCCAGAGATGCCAGAGATGCCAGGACATCCCCCTCCACAGCTCCTGACCCAGATGGGAAACAACATCAATAATGATAATCCATCAAGCCATCCAATTTAATCcatccaataataataataatggtattTAACATTAGCAACTTATATATAACTTGATACATAAACGTAATTATGTTACAACTTTTGCATTAAAATTACATTGGCAAAGTGCATACATTTGGTAGAAGGTGTCAGTCTTCCCATTTAGACTTCAACCTCTGCCTTTCATTTGATGATCATCAAAGAAACATCAAAAAATCCGTAGTGGTTATgctacaaacacaaactgtaaattcTCACCAGAAAAGGCAATTTCTTTGACGTATACTTTTACATGAATATGTCAATATTTTACTAGACAATACTGCAGAACTTTCTCACTTATTGATCGAAAATATGCATcaaaatcatatatttatattgaaaaGGTCTTACCAGTCCACAAATAGATGATAGGAAGGTAAAATAGACTCCTGGGTGGCTCAGTCATGTCTGCTTTAGTCAGAGGGGCGTATGATAACTGTCCCATCTGTGTGAAATGGGGGGCATGCCCTTCGGATTTGCCAGGAGCATTGCATTATGGGGGAATCGACACGTCTCACTGATGTGACCTTTTACTTACAACggaccccccccacacacacgcacacacacacatgtacagagagagatagagaggaggaaggacggTGTGAGCTCTTCACACATATGAGGTTCTGTCTGCGTTAATAAAGAATGGAGAAAACTTGATGTGGATACTAGAGAGTCAGCGAGCAGTCATTTTAAACAACCGGAGAAACACCTGCCTTTCGGCTGTTAGATCTGAGGTGAGAAACTGATCATATCGACGCACCCGGAACATCAGGCAACACACTGTTGTGAGGCACACCTGCCAGAAGGTACAGATGCCGATGTGAGTGTGGTTATGAAGAAATGTTACACTCTGCTCAGGTGGTCAGGCGGTTATTATGGAAATCGACAAAGCATCGCACACTGAAAAAACCTGCTGTCCTTACAACTTGTCCTCCTTATGGGGACAAATAGGTCATTTGCACAACACAAGTCATTACATCTTAAGACGAGGCCATATTCTAGGGTTAGTTTTGATCGAAGTATAGTTATTGTTGAGGTCAGACTgagtcacacgcacacaaacacgcgtgtctctctatagttgtgaggacccccattgacataatgcattccctagcaCCTCACCCTAACCTTAagcatcacaactaaatgcctaaccctaacccacaccCTAACCTAAACCCAATTCCAAAACCTAACCCCTAAAACCAAGTGTGAACCCTCAAGCGGCCACCATGTCCTCACAACGACGGTGTAGAGCCAAAACTGCTGCTCTCAACCAATGACAGActatgcgcgcgcacacacacccacacacacacacacacacacactggcaggtCCTGTGGGCGGGATCTACATAGAGAAAGTGAAAGTCCGTGAGGGCCACAAGGAAGGATGATGAGGCCCAACTGACCGAGGTAAAGCTTTCCGACCAGATCACCGAACGAGTATTGTTCGACTACTCGCAGCCTCTCGACTCTCTTCCACAGCGAGTCCAACGGTGTCTTCGCTTGCTGTAACTGACACCTTCGTGTGTCCAGCATGCTGCAGCGCGGCGTGCCGACCACCTCACACTTACAGACGCGTCCTTGTTGTGTGATCGTTGCGTCCGCATGGGGAAACCACGTGGTTCGTCGGTCGCGCGTTTCCTTCGGGGCTGAGATGTGTTGTTGTGGAGAACACTTGTTGTCGGGCCGAGGATCCAGTGAACCCCAGTCATATGGGGAAGTGGGTGAATGGTCACGTCAACCGTTGCAGAGTGATGGATCTAAGTGCAGGGCTGCAACAGACGAGTGTGATCGTCGATTCATTTCCtcggattaatcgataatcgattgatctgtCGGTTTATTTTCTCGGATTAagcgattagttgtttggcccaagaaatggtgaaaaattgtgggtcgtgtttcccaaaccaccaagatgatgtctaattttttttttgtccacacaccaaagatatttagttaactgccacagaggagcaaagaaaccagaaaatattcacatttaagaagctgaaatcagagaatattgactACTTGggccgattaatcgattatcgaaACGGTTGCCGATTAACTTAGTAGTCGGTTGCTAATCGGatagctgttgcagctctagaagtAAGCAGCAACTGTCGTATCCAGTGATGTATTTCTGTCAAATGTTGGTCAGAGGGAGATTGTGACCTTAGCAACAATGAGACAAAGCCTCATCAGACCTCCACTAGATCAAGAAGAGTCTAGTGGGGGTGTTTGAATGGACACTGTGCCTTTTCATAGTGATGATGTGACCTTCTTCCTCCACTAATGTCTTTCAGGTTCAAGAAGAAGTCCCGGGGAACTTGCCTGACGCTTTTGCTCCAGCAGTATTAGTGTCCAACACTGAGATCAGGTGGTCCTCAGTTGCTCCCTGTATGTGGGATATGACCACGTGATCTCAATACACACAGGTTGGCAATTCTTTGAAGCAGGGGTCGAAGCACATTTCCTCCACAATGGCCTTGGTGAGGCTGCTAGTGCTGTCTGTATTTCACGTGTCTCTGGTTTGGTGTAACCGCAACCTGAGTTCACAACAGGCGTCGAGCCCGCCAGTGGTACAACCTCCTTTGGGTGCTGGTAATCTGTCCTTCCCCTGGAGCCGTCTCCGCCTGCCAAGGTACCCTTTCCCCTACCTGCCGTTTTACGCCCACATGGAGGGAATTGATGACAGAACTCCGTGAGGCACTGATTAAAGAAGCATCACTTATTTGTTTATCCTAGGTACATCATTC
It includes:
- the rgmb gene encoding RGM domain family member B encodes the protein MGRAGCCGRGAERLACASLVRRFRPLLLLIAALCCGARTGQCQVATPQCRIQKCTTDFVSLTSHLTPAVDGFHTEFCKALRAYSACTQRTAKSCRGNLVFHSAVLGISDLMSQRNCSRDGPTSSTHPEVHLEPCSYHSRTQHAHTHSHAHAHASAHTHSHGHSRPGYLFCGLFGDPHLRTFKDSFQTCKVGGAWPLIDNDYLSVQVTNVPVVPGSSATATNKITIIFKPYEGCTDQRVYQAVTDNLPAAFDDGTVSSGDPIHTLAGADGATGKVRALWISERTPGNHVELHAGYIGVTVIVRQLGRYLTLAVRIPEELAQAYDATQDLQLCLNGCPSSERIDQAGHLPLPVSPPALGLQLQPLRRPSYSSQTQAHPYGTPQVFSVDGAKERCREKLEVQDIYFHSCVFDLLTTGDANFTVAAYSAQKDMESLHPHRDRWRIYPRGSATSTLHSDFQPITRLTLLLLCALSVPLM